The Brachyhypopomus gauderio isolate BG-103 chromosome 1, BGAUD_0.2, whole genome shotgun sequence genome includes the window AGCAGGGAGACGAGACTCATGACACATTCATCCATCTGACCTGCAACCAAAGACTCACACAGCACAGTCTTAAAGCAGCATGTTATAAATTCTATTGAATTTTGCTATTGGTTTGTTCGGGTCTTCTATTTTTATCAGAATGTCTCTGTTGAGTTCATCAGCAACTATTGTGGTTCTCTTTGGTTTCTGGCTTGAAGGCAGAAGATACACTGTGGACATCTACAATGTTGGTACCAGACACCTGAACTTTCATAAGAAACACTGGCCAGCAGAACATGTAGTGAAGTGTATGTAGTGTCTCAGTGGTTGTGATTCCCTCACTGGTCTCAGGCCAATGTCCCACTTGACTTGTTATCAACTCTGTACAGGATTTCTGTAAAGGCTTTTAAATAGTACCACTTGCTCATTTTATTTGTGaagttttattgttattattaataacaacaataataataaaggaTTTATTTCACTCCAGATTATCAATAATctttcatttttacattttattcttCTTCCCTCAAGAGCCTCAAGTCAAATGTCAATTTAATTTAGTTCCAAACCAATGGAgtgtttcattattattattattatttgtcttttGAACACTACAGTTCCGCAGTTCCCGTAGAGAAAACTCAGCAGATGCCAGGCTGGGACAGCGTCCTGTGAGAGCGTCCTCTGGGATCTTTAGTAGCACGTCTTTTAAAGCCGGACAAAAGAAAACTGAGTGAGCTTTAACGTGTGTAAACATGAAGGCCAATCGCTGCCGGTATCAATCTTGCAATAATGTTCAATCGCCCCTAGCTACTGTCATTCATTAGTAGTTCCATTTGCATTATGGGTGATGTAGTTCAATAACTAAGTGACGCTGCACTACAGGTAGTAGGGGTGGGGGCAGGACCAAATATTAATAATGGGTTGTTTACAGAATGCTCATAATCTGACACTGTACATGTAAAATAAATTGTTTTGCCCAGTAGCTACACTCCAGTGACACTGATAAAAGGTCAGAGCCCCAGACGTAAATGAGAACACCCTTTAATTATATTGTTTTGTCTCAACAGCTGCTATAATGAGTAACATGATTAACCAATCTACAAGTACCACATATTTTTCCCTTTTCTAATCAAAAGTTATAGCAAGCAACTCAATTATCAATCGATCACATATCTTAGATGTAAAATCAGAAAATTTAAACAAAATCAGCAACTTCTTCAGTTCAGTTCTGGCAAAAATTGGTTGATCGCTGCTAACCTGCCTGCTCATAGTTATTACACttgtcattttacatttacactgaTTTTATTTGGCATTTGCTCCCAGAAATGAATTTCTGGCCACGCCCCTGTGGCCACACCACTCTTCACTTCACCTGGAAGTACAGGATACAACGTGATTGTGTCTTGGTATTCTTTCCACCATGAAGAGATGTAGGAATACATTTCTTTATACATACATGCGTAGTTCTTTCGTGATCATTTCTGACAGCTGTTTGCTGTGGCAGTCCGGGCATGACGGCACACAGCCCTGGGGCTTTCTCCTTGTCTGGTTTTACCGTGTAGATTACTGACATCTCTGAGTTCTGACATCTCGCGCCTCGTAGCACAACGATTCCGTTGATAAACTACGACAGGCCACCCACAACCTCCCGGAGGGAATCGTAACATTTGTTACAAGAAGCTTATGGCTCTGAGGTGTGCGTTTTTGCGGTAGTTTGCTGGATTAATCATATTAACCCACCAGAGACAACTGGGGAAAACCATCTGCAGTTTCTTTATGTACAATAATCTGCAGTTTTTGTAAGGGTAGGTACTGTGGGGTAGTTACGAGGAAGCATCTATGCAGCATTAAAATAGCAAAGCATTAATTAACATGAATTAGCACTTTGAATTAAATTGAAAatgttaatttttttgctgttagTTCATACTACCATTCATTTGTCATTTTATGGGAAAGCCTGAATGAAGAACAAACTTAACTCATTACGAAAACAGTTGTGGTCACACTAAGACCCTTCCATACATCTTTTCATGTGTGTTATGATGTTGCAATTTGTGGTCTGTGTAATATGCAAGGGGCGTGGCTTCCACTTACCCTGTAATCGCTAGCGGTAACGTAGAATATGGGCTGAAAGGCCAGCCAGATGATGCAGGTGGTGTACATGGTGAAGCCGATGAACTTGGCCTCGTTGAAGTTTTCGGGGCACTTCCTGGTCTTGAAGGCGTAGAAGGTACACAGGACGATCAGGACGCAGTTGTAGGTGAGAGACACCAGCATGCTGGAGTCCGGGCTGTTACACTTCAGCGTCACCACATTACGCCGGAAGGGCCCCACCTCCTTCCGCACGCCCGGCACCTCCACCAGGAGCCACACCAGTGCCACCAGCAGTTGGGCGGAGATCAGTACGCAGCAGATGGCCACCTGGGAGCCGGGGCTGATGAAGCGTGGCCGCTTGGCTCCGTCGCGCACGCCCCCAAATATCCGCGCGATCCGGTTGGTCTTGGTGAGGAGGGCGGAGTAGCAGACAGCGAACGACGTTCCCAAGCCGAGGCGCCTCAGTGCGCACACGGCCACCGACGGCTTGGCGATGTAGATGAAGGTCATGGCGTAGCACAGGAGGATTCCTAGCAGGAGGATGTAACACAGCTCACGGCCGCTGGCCTTCACCACCGGGGTGTCGTTGTGCCGCAGGAAAACCCCCGCCACCCCAAGGGTGCACAGCATCCCCAGGCAGGCTATGGTCACGGGCCCGATGGCCCACACGTCCCACCAGCGGATGTACTCTTCCGGCAGCTCGTAGCAGCCCGTCAGGTTGGCCAAAGGCCACTCCCCAAAGCCGCAATCCACGCAGGTGAACTCGTCCTGAAGGTACTGGTGGGGCTGGCAGGGGATACAGATCCAGCAGCACACGTCTCCGGGCTGCATGCTCTTGGCCTCGTTGGGTTGGCAGGGGTCACTGCACTGGGAAGTGGGCACCAAGCCCCTGGACCAGGGAAGCAGGCTGGTGTTGAGGACCAGACTCTGTGCCCAGTAGCCCACCTTCCTGTAGACGTACCTGCCGTTCTCCTGGTGGAAGTGGAAGATGTTGTAACGACCCAGGCTGTCACCCAGAGTGGTGAACCTCACGATGTTCTCCGTGTCAGCAGGCCTAAACGGAGCTGGTCAGGACAGCagagatttatttatataacaacCAAGTTGACCAATAAAATGTGGTTAAAAAGGCTTGCTTACTGTATACTGTTTCATCATTAGCACTTGCACATTTATTTGTCTGCCGTAAGCATATCATTTGAAAATTGCTGGTTGTGTGTTTCTGAACTAGAGTTGTTAACCCACCGTGCTTTATTAGTGGTTACCGAAGGTAACTGGGAGCTTCTAAGCCACGTCAAACAGCTTCAAAATCAGAAACAGCTGGGGAATGGACTAATGAGAATTTTCTGGCTCCGGTGATTTTACAGGGATGAAACAACATAAACAGTCTTCTGTCTCAGAAGTGGTGCTTTTAATGATGAAAACTCCAAACATTTGAAAAGCTAATCTCAGATGAATCAGAATTTTTCCTTACATGCTCTAGTTGACTCAAGACTACCCTTCATGATAGCTGTTCATTATTTGGAACAAGTTGCTCTGTCTTGACAGTCTGCATCCCACTGAGCTCATAGGAACCATCTGATAACCTGCCAATTAATGTGTTTTTTATTGAATAGTATCTTTGGATCCACCTAGATCCATCTAAGAGAATAGCCATTGATCTAAGTGATGACGGAAAGAAACCACCTTGCTGAGTTTGAAAAGGGAATCACACACAAATTCTAAGGAAGACCTCATAGTGCTCATTACTAATATGCAAATGATCTCACGCTACTTAGTAAACGCCGCTGCTGTAAATGTTCTATTAATGAAGGTGCTCACCGTCAAACTTTGTCTTGAGGATGAACTCGCGGTAGAACCTCTTGCCGTTGCCTGGTTTCATTGCGTCGCAGACACGGGTGGTGTTCGTACACACCACCTGCCGCATGTTGTGGAGGGCGTAGGCTATGGCATAGACGGCGTTCACCACGAACATGATCTTGGACTCCTGCGTGAACGACCCATCCCGTAGGCTGTGCCTGGCGCATCCGGGTTCTTGCAGCCTACACCCGAACCGGTGCTCCCAGAATTCCCTGAACCAAGGGTTCCGGGTGTTGAGCTCTGGCGTGAGCTTGGTGAAGTAGTCCTCGAACTCACGGATGGGGTAGGACGAGAGCTCGATGGTGAAGGCCCCGTTGGCGGCCTTCTCGCTGCCGTGCACCACGCTCTCCTGCGCGCCCCAGCCGTCGCTTGCCACCCAGATGAAGGAGACGTTCATGCGGGCGGCCGCCACCAGCAGCTCCCTGGCGTCCTCGCTGCGGGTGAACAGGATCACCACCTTGGCGTTGGCCTTCTGCTGCAGGGAGCGGATCACGGTGTCGTAGTTGAGCCGGTTCATGGAGCGGCTGACCTTCACCGATGTGGCTATGCAGATGTGCCGCACCCGCGCCTCCTGCTGGAAGGCGTCGATGCCCGTCTCGCCGTAGTCGCCCTCGGAGGCCACCGTGGACACGTACGTCCAGTTGAAGAAGCGCAGGATCTCCGCCATGGCCTTGGCCTGGTAGAAGTCCGGCGGCACCGTCCGGGCGAAGTAGTCGTAGCGAGATTTGTCGCTCAGCTTGGCACTCGTGGACGCGTAGCTGATCTGAGGGATCTGGAAGAGGCGCAGTAGGTTGGCCACCTGCACAGATGCGTGGAAGAGAGGAGTCTCCTGAAGCCACCATTACATGCTAATAATATTCCAAAATTGCAGAGAACACTGGGGTGGAACTGAATAGTGTAGCTGTTTGAATTCTAAATCTAACTTTGTATGAATGTCAATCTACAAATCATATTGGTGTTCTAATAGTGCTGAGGCAGGATCAGATTTGGACTTTGATATCCTAATAAACACAATGCAAAAAAGAGACAGGAGATGATCTTAGAGCTGCTCTTACTCTGATGCG containing:
- the grm2b gene encoding glutamate receptor, metabotropic 2b isoform X2, with product MAGVTGGINSPCIPSLWLPLVVLLLLLPAQVESSPRYLTAMPSTKREIIMDGDLVIGGLFPVHEKGEGMQDCGKINGERGIQRLEAMLLALDEINQDSRILPGLRLGAHILDTCSKDTYALEQSLEFVRSSLTKVHQPGFICPDGSNPVPDEVPLAISGVIGGSYSDVSIQVANLLRLFQIPQISYASTSAKLSDKSRYDYFARTVPPDFYQAKAMAEILRFFNWTYVSTVASEGDYGETGIDAFQQEARVRHICIATSVKVSRSMNRLNYDTVIRSLQQKANAKVVILFTRSEDARELLVAAARMNVSFIWVASDGWGAQESVVHGSEKAANGAFTIELSSYPIREFEDYFTKLTPELNTRNPWFREFWEHRFGCRLQEPGCARHSLRDGSFTQESKIMFVVNAVYAIAYALHNMRQVVCTNTTRVCDAMKPGNGKRFYREFILKTKFDAPFRPADTENIVRFTTLGDSLGRYNIFHFHQENGRYVYRKVGYWAQSLVLNTSLLPWSRGLVPTSQCSDPCQPNEAKSMQPGDVCCWICIPCQPHQYLQDEFTCVDCGFGEWPLANLTGCYELPEEYIRWWDVWAIGPVTIACLGMLCTLGVAGVFLRHNDTPVVKASGRELCYILLLGILLCYAMTFIYIAKPSVAVCALRRLGLGTSFAVCYSALLTKTNRIARIFGGVRDGAKRPRFISPGSQVAICCVLISAQLLVALVWLLVEVPGVRKEVGPFRRNVVTLKCNSPDSSMLVSLTYNCVLIVLCTFYAFKTRKCPENFNEAKFIGFTMYTTCIIWLAFQPIFYVTASDYRVQTTTMCISVSLSGSVVLGCLFAPKLHIILFQPQKNVTTLRSKENRFSTAITAPSSTHSQGS
- the grm2b gene encoding glutamate receptor, metabotropic 2b isoform X1, whose protein sequence is MAGVTGGINSPCIPSLWLPLVVLLLLLPAQVESSPRYLTAMPSTKREIIMDGDLVIGGLFPVHEKGEGMQDCGKINGERGIQRLEAMLLALDEINQDSRILPGLRLGAHILDTCSKDTYALEQSLEFVRSSLTKVHQPGFICPDGSNPVPDEVPLAISGVIGGSYSDVSIQVANLLRLFQIPQISYASTSAKLSDKSRYDYFARTVPPDFYQAKAMAEILRFFNWTYVSTVASEGDYGETGIDAFQQEARVRHICIATSVKVSRSMNRLNYDTVIRSLQQKANAKVVILFTRSEDARELLVAAARMNVSFIWVASDGWGAQESVVHGSEKAANGAFTIELSSYPIREFEDYFTKLTPELNTRNPWFREFWEHRFGCRLQEPGCARHSLRDGSFTQESKIMFVVNAVYAIAYALHNMRQVVCTNTTRVCDAMKPGNGKRFYREFILKTKFDAPFRPADTENIVRFTTLGDSLGRYNIFHFHQENGRYVYRKVGYWAQSLVLNTSLLPWSRGLVPTSQCSDPCQPNEAKSMQPGDVCCWICIPCQPHQYLQDEFTCVDCGFGEWPLANLTGCYELPEEYIRWWDVWAIGPVTIACLGMLCTLGVAGVFLRHNDTPVVKASGRELCYILLLGILLCYAMTFIYIAKPSVAVCALRRLGLGTSFAVCYSALLTKTNRIARIFGGVRDGAKRPRFISPGSQVAICCVLISAQLLVALVWLLVEVPGVRKEVGPFRRNVVTLKCNSPDSSMLVSLTYNCVLIVLCTFYAFKTRKCPENFNEAKFIGFTMYTTCIIWLAFQPIFYVTASDYRVQTTTMCISVSLSGSVVLGCLFAPKLHIILFQPQKNVTTLRSKENRFSTAITAPSSTHSQATTVPTVCNGREVVDSTTSSL